A stretch of Sulfurimonas autotrophica DSM 16294 DNA encodes these proteins:
- the trpD gene encoding anthranilate phosphoribosyltransferase, protein MTYDEAIAKFTSLFNHEMSDETMREFLEGMRLDESTPVTVIAAAAHVMRSFAIPLPISDELRNNALDIVGTGGDKIGSFNISSTVALLAASCGATVAKHGSRSITSKSGSADMFEALGVRLDLSIEQSAKLLEETSFTFMFAQNHHPAMKFIVPVRKSIPDKTIFNILGPLTNPAGVKKSMLGVFDKAFVPKMAQALKINGAKSALVVSSNEGMDEISISDITYASLLKGDDMQELIIDPQEYGIKKAPLRAIMGGDARVNANILRNIFDDTATEAQRDIVLINTAASLMVDGLARDIQDGLEMAREAIANARPKVKLKQIIETSNKL, encoded by the coding sequence ATGACATATGATGAAGCAATAGCAAAATTTACATCACTTTTTAATCATGAAATGAGTGATGAAACTATGCGTGAATTTCTTGAAGGTATGAGGCTTGATGAGAGTACTCCTGTAACAGTGATTGCAGCTGCTGCACATGTAATGCGAAGTTTTGCTATTCCTTTACCTATTTCTGATGAACTTAGAAATAACGCTTTAGATATTGTAGGGACGGGCGGTGATAAAATAGGCAGTTTTAATATCTCCTCAACTGTGGCTTTGCTTGCTGCTTCTTGTGGTGCAACCGTTGCAAAACACGGAAGTCGCTCTATCACTTCAAAAAGCGGTAGTGCTGATATGTTTGAAGCACTAGGCGTTCGGCTTGATTTAAGTATAGAACAAAGCGCAAAACTTTTAGAAGAGACCAGTTTTACATTTATGTTTGCACAAAACCATCATCCTGCCATGAAATTTATTGTACCGGTGCGCAAAAGTATCCCCGATAAAACTATATTTAATATACTGGGTCCTTTAACAAACCCTGCCGGTGTAAAAAAGTCGATGCTGGGTGTATTTGACAAAGCTTTTGTACCAAAAATGGCCCAAGCTTTAAAAATAAACGGCGCAAAATCAGCCTTAGTTGTAAGTTCAAATGAAGGGATGGATGAAATAAGCATCAGTGATATCACCTATGCTTCACTTTTAAAAGGTGATGATATGCAGGAGTTGATAATAGATCCGCAGGAATACGGCATTAAAAAAGCACCTTTGAGAGCTATAATGGGTGGAGATGCAAGAGTGAATGCCAATATTTTACGAAATATTTTTGATGACACGGCAACAGAGGCTCAAAGAGATATAGTTCTAATCAACACGGCAGCATCATTAATGGTTGACGGTTTGGCGCGAGATATACAGGATGGTTTGGAAATGGCAAGAGAAGCTATCGCCAATGCAAGACCTAAAGTGAAATTAAAGCAAATAATAGAAACATCAAATAAATTATGA
- a CDS encoding 5-methylcytosine restriction system specificity protein McrC, which yields MFLNNHSFSPYRSNDMAYTLLFDMNLLFESYVAYFFKKNYQDRDVKTQDRQYKLVESHDLFRLKPDIVIDKNIILDTKWKLINQESKNYDLSQADLYQMYAYGKKYDANDIYLIYPKTKDFQSSLDVALAYDESLNVHILCFDCIDINKNIFIF from the coding sequence ATATTTTTAAACAATCACTCTTTTTCGCCTTATAGAAGTAATGATATGGCTTATACTCTCTTATTTGATATGAATCTACTCTTTGAATCTTATGTTGCATATTTTTTCAAAAAAAATTATCAAGATAGAGATGTTAAAACACAAGACAGACAATATAAACTTGTAGAATCTCATGATTTATTTCGATTAAAACCTGATATTGTAATTGATAAAAATATTATATTAGATACAAAATGGAAATTGATAAATCAAGAGAGTAAAAATTATGATTTGTCACAGGCAGATTTATATCAAATGTATGCCTATGGTAAGAAATATGATGCTAATGATATTTATTTAATTTATCCTAAAACTAAAGATTTTCAATCATCTTTAGATGTTGCTTTGGCATATGATGAGAGTTTAAATGTTCATATTTTATGTTTTGATTGTATAGATATTAATAAAAATATATTTATTTTTTAA
- a CDS encoding RNA polymerase factor sigma-54, with amino-acid sequence MGALRQTQGVETKHKLSNTLRNWLPILHSSLSDLGEAMTPFVEANPVIEVKSGYEEDFEKRIPKKIISRGVSNSRTEQIEALTIQHKSLYDVLDEQIGAPLFPTPISQEIASFVIANLDEQGYYDGDTEVFCQEHDINIQNFEKIRLRFLHVDPVGIGAKDLAESFLFQLDNANISDKAYSLAVEIINDIQNIHAYSKEESFSEVMHVIATFKNPPNIEYQEDSAQIVPDLMIYFNDEQQIEVKLNDAYYPIINIDTSYGVEHEFVTQKIKEAKSLVDALDMRKATLYKVGLMIVEYQYEFFTGGQIMPLTLKTLADEFGHNPSTISRAIANKYIACDRGVLAMKEFFTTAIDEDVSNAAIKEYLIGLVKQESRAKPLSDMKLLDLIQEKFKVKMVRRTIAKYRKQLNIAGSSERKKLYQLGL; translated from the coding sequence ATGGGAGCATTAAGACAGACACAGGGGGTTGAAACAAAGCATAAGCTCTCAAACACTCTGCGTAATTGGCTTCCTATTTTACACTCAAGTCTCTCGGATTTGGGCGAAGCCATGACTCCTTTTGTAGAAGCCAATCCTGTCATAGAAGTAAAATCAGGCTATGAAGAAGATTTTGAAAAAAGAATTCCAAAAAAAATAATTTCTCGTGGGGTGAGCAACTCTAGAACAGAACAGATAGAAGCGTTGACTATTCAACACAAAAGCTTATATGATGTTTTGGATGAGCAAATCGGTGCGCCGCTTTTTCCGACACCGATATCGCAGGAGATAGCTTCTTTTGTCATTGCAAATTTAGATGAACAGGGCTACTATGACGGCGATACAGAAGTTTTTTGTCAAGAACATGATATAAACATACAAAATTTTGAAAAAATCCGTCTGCGCTTCTTACATGTAGATCCGGTGGGTATAGGTGCAAAAGATTTGGCAGAGTCATTTTTGTTTCAGCTTGATAATGCAAATATTAGTGACAAGGCATATAGTTTGGCTGTAGAAATCATTAATGATATTCAAAATATTCATGCCTATTCCAAAGAGGAATCTTTTAGTGAAGTGATGCATGTCATTGCAACATTTAAAAACCCTCCAAATATCGAGTATCAGGAAGATTCCGCGCAGATAGTTCCTGACTTAATGATATACTTTAATGATGAACAACAGATAGAAGTCAAACTTAATGATGCTTATTACCCTATTATAAATATTGACACCTCTTATGGTGTGGAACATGAATTTGTTACGCAAAAAATTAAAGAGGCAAAAAGTCTGGTAGATGCACTCGATATGAGAAAAGCAACGCTGTATAAAGTAGGGCTGATGATAGTCGAGTACCAGTATGAATTTTTTACAGGCGGACAGATTATGCCTTTGACGCTTAAAACTCTCGCTGATGAGTTTGGACATAATCCTTCAACTATTTCACGAGCTATTGCAAACAAATATATAGCCTGTGACAGAGGCGTACTTGCTATGAAAGAGTTTTTTACAACCGCCATTGATGAAGATGTCAGTAATGCTGCCATAAAAGAGTATCTTATAGGACTTGTGAAGCAAGAAAGTAGAGCGAAACCTTTGAGTGACATGAAACTTTTAGACTTGATTCAAGAAAAGTTCAAAGTAAAAATGGTCAGACGAACCATAGCAAAATATAGAAAACAGCTCAACATTGCAGGTTCAAGCGAGCGGAAAAAACTGTACCAGTTGGGATTATAA
- the lptB gene encoding LPS export ABC transporter ATP-binding protein has protein sequence MHTLKAADLKKKIKDLEIVKSVSLEVHSGEVVGLLGPNGAGKTTTFYMICGLVEATEGKVYFDGEDLIGMPLHERALKGIGYLPQEASIFKDLTVEDNLMIAAEVGIKDKQEQEARIVELLDMFNIEPIRYRKGISLSGGERRRVEIARALVNKPKFLLLDEPFAGVDPIAVMDIQKVIHQLISYDIGVLITDHNVRETLDVCDRVYVIKSGELLAQGTSDEIGQNEDVRTHYLGESFKL, from the coding sequence ATGCACACATTAAAAGCAGCGGATTTAAAAAAGAAAATCAAAGATTTAGAAATAGTAAAAAGTGTAAGCCTTGAAGTTCATAGTGGAGAAGTTGTAGGCTTACTTGGTCCAAACGGAGCAGGAAAAACTACAACTTTTTATATGATATGTGGCTTAGTAGAAGCAACAGAGGGCAAAGTCTATTTTGACGGTGAAGACTTGATAGGTATGCCTCTGCATGAAAGGGCACTCAAGGGTATTGGTTATTTACCTCAAGAAGCTTCGATTTTTAAAGATTTGACAGTTGAAGATAACTTGATGATTGCAGCTGAAGTTGGAATAAAAGATAAGCAAGAGCAAGAGGCAAGAATAGTAGAACTCCTTGATATGTTTAATATTGAGCCTATACGATATAGAAAAGGAATCAGCCTCAGCGGTGGAGAACGTCGTCGGGTAGAAATTGCACGTGCGCTTGTGAATAAACCAAAATTTTTATTGCTTGATGAACCTTTTGCAGGAGTTGACCCTATCGCAGTAATGGATATACAAAAAGTTATACACCAGCTTATATCATATGATATTGGCGTGCTTATTACAGACCATAATGTACGTGAAACACTTGATGTGTGCGACAGGGTATATGTTATAAAATCAGGCGAACTGCTTGCACAGGGAACCAGTGATGAAATCGGACAAAATGAAGATGTTCGTACGCATTATCTCGGCGAGAGCTTCAAGCTTTAG
- a CDS encoding putative bifunctional diguanylate cyclase/phosphodiesterase, translating into MNDNIHFYNFMHKQILVVIALFLGTGPGYILMGFLYSSIFIETLWFLIVVLVSVWGYKLYKRYSFDMTIKEKNRWLLHVRYFMFVYFSLWTVIFLYYISKDNIHLHYIAIATQLGSAVVASTILASQKRLVIITVASLMLPIILYFLAIGQIYSYLLAFFTVVLTIVLLYAAKNTYEYLLKSRFQAYHDYLTGLGNRRYFIEHLASSVKENKDKYTYLLLIDLDYFKTINDTLGHDVGDKLLIEVSQRLTKLSSVHHNIVARLGGDEFCILSDAFDTKELCLAEAEEFSNKILKTIKEAYFIEDSSLHISASIGVSIINNPQLNANDFLKEADIAMYEAKHNGRDDVIIFNDELCRVIEEKLQIERLLHFAIEKNEIFLQYQPQTTCKNKIIGCEVLARWKSAQLGMVSPEVFIAVAESTGYIIELGEYILEESIKTLQRWESMHMNLHQLSVNISMRQLLNKDFTITVKRLFEKYNVADFKTKLIFEITETSTSEDLKRLISIINELKKYNIQFSIDDFGTGYSSLSYIRDIPAYELKIDKSFIAELDDKRQASLVKSIIDISKNLNLRIVAEGVEAQEQKDFLANLECDLYQGYLFSKPLLKEDFEKLMQNN; encoded by the coding sequence ATGAATGATAATATTCATTTTTATAATTTTATGCACAAACAAATCCTAGTTGTTATTGCACTGTTTCTAGGTACTGGACCGGGTTATATCTTAATGGGTTTTTTATATTCATCAATATTTATAGAGACATTATGGTTTTTAATCGTTGTTTTGGTCTCTGTATGGGGATACAAACTTTATAAACGATACTCTTTTGATATGACGATAAAAGAGAAAAACCGCTGGCTGTTACATGTAAGGTATTTCATGTTTGTCTATTTTTCTTTATGGACAGTTATCTTTTTGTATTACATTTCCAAAGATAATATTCATCTGCATTATATTGCTATTGCTACCCAGCTGGGCAGTGCTGTTGTGGCATCAACGATTTTAGCTTCCCAAAAAAGACTTGTTATAATTACGGTTGCCTCTTTGATGCTGCCTATTATACTCTACTTTTTAGCTATCGGGCAGATATATTCTTATCTGCTTGCCTTTTTTACCGTTGTTTTAACAATCGTTTTACTCTATGCTGCAAAAAACACCTATGAATATCTGCTAAAGAGCAGATTTCAGGCTTACCATGATTATTTGACAGGATTGGGTAATCGACGCTACTTTATAGAACATTTGGCTAGTTCAGTAAAAGAAAATAAAGATAAATACACCTATCTGCTCTTAATAGATTTGGATTATTTTAAAACTATTAATGATACGTTGGGACATGATGTAGGTGACAAACTCTTAATAGAAGTTTCACAAAGGCTGACAAAATTATCATCTGTGCATCACAATATTGTTGCCAGACTGGGTGGAGATGAATTTTGTATCTTAAGTGATGCGTTTGACACCAAAGAGTTGTGCCTTGCTGAAGCAGAAGAGTTTTCAAACAAAATTTTAAAAACGATAAAAGAGGCATATTTTATAGAAGACAGCAGTCTGCATATCAGTGCAAGTATCGGTGTAAGTATTATAAACAATCCTCAGCTTAATGCAAATGATTTTTTAAAAGAGGCTGACATTGCCATGTATGAGGCAAAGCACAATGGCAGGGATGATGTTATTATTTTTAATGATGAACTTTGCAGAGTTATTGAAGAGAAGCTTCAAATTGAAAGATTACTGCACTTTGCCATAGAAAAAAATGAAATATTTTTACAATACCAGCCCCAAACAACCTGCAAAAATAAGATTATCGGCTGTGAAGTCCTTGCTAGATGGAAAAGTGCACAACTCGGTATGGTTAGTCCTGAAGTATTTATAGCGGTTGCCGAGAGTACCGGTTACATCATAGAACTGGGTGAATATATTTTAGAAGAATCCATAAAAACTCTGCAAAGATGGGAAAGTATGCATATGAACCTGCATCAGTTGTCTGTCAATATCAGCATGAGACAGCTTCTAAATAAGGACTTTACTATTACAGTGAAACGCTTGTTTGAAAAGTATAATGTTGCAGATTTTAAAACAAAACTGATTTTTGAAATCACCGAGACAAGTACATCAGAAGATTTAAAAAGATTGATCAGTATCATTAATGAGTTAAAAAAATATAATATTCAATTTTCCATAGATGATTTTGGAACCGGATATTCATCATTAAGTTATATACGTGATATTCCTGCATATGAGTTGAAAATTGATAAATCTTTTATAGCAGAACTTGATGATAAACGACAGGCCTCTTTAGTAAAAAGTATCATAGATATTTCAAAAAACCTAAATCTTAGAATAGTGGCCGAGGGTGTTGAAGCACAAGAACAAAAAGATTTTTTGGCAAATTTGGAGTGTGATTTGTATCAAGGGTATCTTTTTTCTAAGCCACTTTTAAAAGAAGATTTTGAAAAATTGATGCAGAATAATTAA
- the tsaE gene encoding tRNA (adenosine(37)-N6)-threonylcarbamoyltransferase complex ATPase subunit type 1 TsaE, with the protein MKSAYKLNLKELDSLVNDIIRDFKDGVVILKGDLAAGKTTLVKKIAKELGYKEDVTSPTFSLQQYYGDKLFHYDIYNHGLEHFISLGMLEELEKPGLHFIEWGSDDLVDILLSAGIQTMTIKIEKISNDAREYKICTH; encoded by the coding sequence ATGAAAAGCGCTTATAAACTGAACTTGAAAGAACTTGACTCTTTGGTAAATGATATTATCCGTGATTTTAAAGATGGTGTTGTTATCTTAAAAGGTGATTTGGCTGCAGGAAAAACAACTTTGGTGAAAAAGATAGCAAAAGAATTAGGTTATAAAGAGGATGTCACATCACCCACATTTTCACTGCAGCAATACTATGGAGACAAACTATTTCATTATGATATTTACAATCATGGACTTGAACATTTTATATCATTGGGAATGCTCGAAGAGTTAGAAAAACCGGGACTTCATTTTATAGAGTGGGGTAGTGATGATTTGGTAGATATCTTACTGTCTGCCGGAATCCAAACAATGACAATAAAAATAGAAAAAATTTCAAACGATGCAAGAGAGTATAAAATATGCACACATTAA
- a CDS encoding nucleotidyltransferase domain-containing protein → MDIFGSVARGEATDLSDVDVCI, encoded by the coding sequence ATTGATATATTTGGCTCCGTTGCTCGTGGAGAAGCAACAGATTTGAGTGATGTAGATGTTTGCATATAA
- a CDS encoding RNA-binding S4 domain-containing protein, with translation MRIDKFLNSVNITKRRSVAQDMISNGVVEINGVVAKASKNVEVGSVVTINYLNESKKYEVLQIPTTKSTPKSLQGQYIKELS, from the coding sequence ATGAGAATAGATAAATTTTTAAATTCGGTTAATATTACAAAAAGACGTTCCGTTGCACAAGATATGATAAGTAACGGCGTAGTGGAGATAAACGGCGTAGTTGCCAAAGCCAGTAAAAATGTGGAAGTGGGTTCTGTTGTTACAATCAACTATCTCAACGAATCAAAAAAGTATGAAGTGCTGCAAATCCCTACAACAAAATCAACACCTAAATCATTACAAGGCCAGTATATAAAGGAACTCTCATGA
- a CDS encoding TIGR02757 family protein produces the protein MDVKKLLDAEAALRNISSEINQEKPDPILVAHRYKDPVIALICALFAYGNVKQIVKFLDSLDFSLLNEDDAVIENALQNYYYRFQTGADISALFIALKRLHVTQTLESVFQSAYNEKKNVIDGINALIEKLNSLYTHNSRGYTFLLSKVSTKTKGAGSLKRWMMFLRWMVRDDNIDMGLWKGIDKADLIMPLDTHTFNVSRRLGLLQRKTYDLEAAIELTQTLKKFDPTDPLKYDFALYRLGQEKII, from the coding sequence GTGGATGTTAAAAAACTGTTGGATGCAGAGGCAGCTTTACGAAATATTTCAAGTGAAATAAATCAGGAAAAACCTGACCCGATTTTAGTGGCGCACAGATATAAAGACCCTGTAATTGCTCTCATTTGTGCGCTTTTTGCCTATGGAAACGTGAAGCAAATTGTAAAATTTTTAGACTCTTTAGATTTTTCACTTTTAAATGAAGATGATGCCGTGATAGAGAATGCTTTGCAAAATTACTATTATAGATTTCAAACCGGTGCAGATATTTCCGCACTTTTTATAGCGCTCAAACGGTTACATGTAACCCAAACATTAGAATCCGTGTTTCAAAGTGCATATAATGAGAAAAAGAACGTCATAGACGGCATAAATGCGCTGATTGAAAAGCTCAACTCACTCTATACACATAATTCAAGAGGCTATACTTTTTTACTCTCAAAGGTAAGCACAAAAACAAAAGGTGCAGGTTCATTAAAGCGGTGGATGATGTTTCTCCGTTGGATGGTTAGAGATGATAATATAGATATGGGCTTATGGAAAGGGATAGACAAAGCCGATCTGATTATGCCACTTGATACGCATACATTTAATGTGAGCCGGCGTTTAGGACTGCTGCAAAGAAAAACATATGATTTAGAGGCGGCAATAGAACTTACACAAACATTAAAAAAATTTGACCCAACAGACCCGTTAAAGTATGATTTTGCCTTGTACCGGCTCGGGCAGGAAAAAATAATATAG
- a CDS encoding patatin-like phospholipase family protein encodes MKNNQFPKEIGLCLSGGAGRGAYHLGVISVLQENNIQIKAISGTSIGALIGASLACGKSAEYILEVIQSKEFRSVFQISLGRGYMFKLKSNAAVINKLIDKESFEELDIPLSVVACDVKNESAVYYNKGKVLKEAVLASCSIAPIFCPVYVNETLVVDGSLVDNFPVEQLYKYNYPILGINLFPKYKEVPKTMLGWLKKNIHTAWHSKYAVKKELCDIYLCNEELLNVKIFSFKDINKAYMLGREDMQKNLEKDAL; translated from the coding sequence ATGAAAAATAATCAATTTCCAAAAGAGATAGGCTTGTGCCTCTCAGGAGGAGCAGGTCGTGGGGCTTATCATTTGGGTGTTATTTCAGTATTGCAAGAAAATAATATACAAATTAAAGCCATAAGCGGTACAAGTATTGGTGCCCTAATCGGTGCATCTTTGGCATGTGGGAAGAGTGCTGAGTATATTTTGGAAGTGATACAATCAAAAGAGTTTCGCTCTGTTTTTCAAATCTCTTTGGGACGTGGCTATATGTTTAAACTTAAGTCTAACGCAGCAGTTATCAATAAACTTATTGATAAAGAGAGCTTTGAAGAACTTGACATACCCTTAAGTGTTGTGGCATGCGATGTAAAAAATGAAAGCGCAGTTTATTATAATAAGGGCAAGGTCCTTAAAGAAGCAGTCTTAGCGTCTTGTTCTATTGCACCAATATTTTGTCCTGTGTATGTAAATGAGACACTAGTCGTAGACGGCAGTTTGGTAGATAATTTCCCGGTTGAACAGTTATATAAGTATAATTATCCGATACTTGGCATAAATCTTTTTCCAAAGTATAAAGAGGTTCCAAAAACTATGCTGGGCTGGCTGAAAAAGAATATACATACAGCATGGCACTCTAAATATGCCGTTAAAAAAGAGCTGTGCGATATATACTTGTGCAATGAAGAACTTCTAAATGTAAAAATATTTTCATTTAAAGATATAAATAAAGCATATATGCTGGGAAGAGAAGATATGCAAAAAAATTTAGAAAAAGATGCGCTATAA
- a CDS encoding CoA-binding protein — protein MECEFPTINLNTDEVKEIFESVKTIAVLGLSPDESKDSHRVAKYLQAHGYKIVPVYPKGETILGEKVYKSLADIPFEVDMVNIFRKPAALDAIADACIARGDVKVFWAQKGIVNNEAAKKAQDASMKVVQNRCSMVDHRNLQA, from the coding sequence ATGGAGTGCGAATTTCCTACAATAAACTTGAATACGGATGAAGTAAAAGAAATTTTTGAGAGTGTTAAAACTATTGCAGTTTTAGGACTTTCACCTGATGAGAGTAAAGACAGTCATAGAGTAGCTAAATATCTTCAGGCTCATGGCTATAAAATAGTGCCGGTTTACCCAAAAGGTGAAACTATTTTAGGCGAAAAAGTCTATAAATCCTTAGCAGATATTCCTTTTGAAGTTGATATGGTTAATATTTTTAGAAAACCTGCTGCACTTGATGCTATTGCTGATGCTTGTATTGCCCGCGGTGATGTGAAGGTGTTTTGGGCTCAAAAAGGCATCGTTAATAATGAAGCTGCAAAAAAAGCACAAGATGCGAGTATGAAAGTAGTACAAAATCGATGTTCTATGGTTGATCATAGAAATCTTCAGGCGTAG
- a CDS encoding class I SAM-dependent methyltransferase — MLTFTYQTMTQITKILQNTFGTLQQKEIIEFKVLNPDTVSSLYNGNVVTCNGVAHIYRGYKSWVDLAHLLKCRMLTPKIVDEYYIVMCYEKLDEESSFHKNITDKEEKYGKDSIFGQIHKNEEASFIYSYIQALQNVHVNKRVRILNLGVNSGDEFEAIKAYAENFNDLKLVGIDYCESAIAAAKEKFKNMPNISLHVADINELNSLNLGEFDLIISIGTLQSSNLEYNKLLMSLVQNQLKKDGAMILGFPNCRWIDGEMIYGAKVKNYAFSEMGLLYKDVMFAKKYLQQKKFRVTVTGKDYIFVTATSIRKS; from the coding sequence ATGTTAACCTTTACCTATCAAACTATGACACAAATCACAAAAATACTACAAAATACTTTCGGCACACTGCAGCAAAAAGAGATAATTGAATTTAAAGTGCTTAATCCTGACACTGTATCTTCTCTTTATAATGGAAATGTCGTTACATGTAACGGTGTAGCGCATATTTATAGAGGGTATAAAAGCTGGGTTGATTTGGCACATTTACTCAAGTGCAGAATGCTCACACCTAAAATAGTTGATGAGTATTATATAGTTATGTGTTATGAAAAACTCGACGAAGAGAGCAGCTTTCACAAAAATATCACAGACAAAGAAGAGAAATACGGAAAAGACTCTATTTTCGGACAAATTCACAAAAATGAAGAAGCCTCTTTTATTTATAGCTATATACAAGCTCTACAAAACGTACATGTAAACAAAAGAGTGCGCATTTTAAATCTCGGTGTCAACAGCGGTGATGAGTTTGAAGCCATAAAGGCCTATGCAGAGAATTTTAATGACTTGAAACTTGTCGGTATAGATTACTGTGAATCTGCCATAGCCGCAGCAAAAGAAAAATTTAAAAATATGCCCAACATATCTTTACATGTAGCCGATATAAATGAGTTAAACTCGCTTAATTTAGGAGAATTTGACCTCATCATAAGCATAGGAACACTTCAAAGTTCAAATCTTGAATATAACAAACTTTTAATGTCTCTAGTGCAAAATCAGCTTAAAAAAGATGGAGCCATGATACTCGGCTTTCCAAACTGCCGTTGGATTGACGGTGAAATGATATACGGGGCAAAGGTAAAAAACTATGCTTTTTCAGAGATGGGACTGCTTTACAAAGATGTTATGTTCGCAAAAAAATACCTGCAGCAAAAAAAGTTTCGTGTGACCGTTACAGGCAAAGATTATATCTTTGTAACGGCTACATCTATTCGTAAAAGTTAA
- the ilvA gene encoding threonine ammonia-lyase: protein MIPLQKIKDAQKRIEGVAVNTPFSHAPYLSEIAGCNVYLKKENLQITGAFKLRGAYNKIATLTPQQRECGVVAASAGNHAQGVAYSAAAFDTKAVIVMPESTPLTKIDGVKHFGAEVILAGANYDEAYAYAKEYGEKNHLTFVHPFEDEEVMAGQGTVALEILDKCNELDAVLIPVGGGGLIAGMASAIKAINPNIKVIGVSAKGAPAFKNSFDLKRAVDSTSVRTIADGIAVRDTSSITLGYALECVDEIISVDDEEIASAILFLLEKQKLVVEGAGSVGVAALLHHKLDYLKEKNVAVVLSGGNMDVTLLSVIIEKGLLKSHRKMKLTVTLVDKPGSLMRFTQILQELNANIVHISYDRTSISLDYGDANVTVHMETKGKQHQEEIKKALIKEGYLRN from the coding sequence TTGATACCATTACAAAAAATAAAAGATGCACAAAAACGTATAGAGGGTGTGGCTGTAAATACACCTTTTTCTCATGCTCCTTATCTCAGTGAAATTGCCGGATGCAATGTTTATTTGAAAAAAGAAAATTTACAGATAACCGGTGCTTTTAAACTTCGCGGCGCATATAATAAAATAGCTACCTTAACACCGCAGCAAAGAGAATGCGGTGTTGTTGCGGCAAGTGCAGGCAACCATGCACAAGGCGTTGCCTACTCAGCTGCAGCATTTGACACAAAAGCAGTTATTGTTATGCCTGAATCTACACCGCTTACAAAAATAGACGGTGTGAAACATTTCGGCGCAGAGGTCATACTTGCAGGAGCAAATTATGATGAAGCCTATGCTTATGCAAAAGAATACGGCGAAAAAAATCATTTAACTTTTGTACACCCTTTTGAAGATGAAGAGGTTATGGCCGGGCAGGGTACTGTTGCCTTAGAGATTTTAGACAAATGCAATGAACTTGATGCTGTCCTCATTCCTGTCGGCGGCGGCGGCCTTATAGCAGGTATGGCCAGTGCGATTAAAGCGATAAACCCAAATATAAAAGTCATCGGTGTAAGTGCCAAAGGTGCTCCGGCATTTAAAAATTCTTTTGATTTAAAAAGGGCTGTTGATTCAACAAGTGTGAGAACTATAGCTGACGGAATAGCCGTACGAGATACATCATCCATTACGCTTGGATATGCCTTAGAATGCGTAGATGAAATAATCAGTGTAGATGATGAGGAGATAGCGAGTGCTATACTGTTTTTACTTGAAAAACAAAAACTTGTCGTAGAAGGAGCAGGCTCTGTCGGTGTTGCCGCTTTATTGCATCATAAGTTAGATTATTTAAAGGAAAAAAATGTTGCAGTGGTATTGAGCGGCGGGAATATGGATGTCACTTTACTTTCTGTAATTATAGAAAAAGGTCTTTTAAAATCCCATCGTAAAATGAAACTCACAGTCACATTAGTTGATAAACCGGGTTCATTAATGCGTTTTACGCAAATACTGCAAGAGTTAAATGCAAATATCGTTCATATTTCTTATGACAGGACTTCTATATCGCTGGATTACGGTGATGCAAACGTTACTGTGCATATGGAAACAAAAGGTAAGCAGCATCAAGAAGAAATTAAAAAGGCTCTCATTAAAGAGGGTTATTTAAGGAATTGA